From a region of the Litorilinea aerophila genome:
- a CDS encoding bactofilin family protein: MFGRVQRPEPDAIEVIIGPRASFSGNLRSDTSVRVDGAIEGGRIETPANVILTETARVQCDITAKTVSIRGIYRGVIRADRVELLEGSQVYGALHVNSFFMDDGVLLRAELNIEGTPPAEMPVLPQPGGTAIPVVRPAGEETPPSSVSSTS, from the coding sequence GTGTTCGGTCGAGTGCAACGTCCAGAACCTGACGCCATTGAGGTCATCATCGGCCCGCGGGCGTCTTTCAGCGGCAATCTGCGCAGCGATACCAGTGTGCGGGTAGATGGCGCCATCGAGGGGGGCCGCATCGAGACGCCGGCCAACGTGATCTTGACCGAGACGGCGCGGGTCCAGTGTGACATCACCGCCAAGACGGTCAGCATCCGAGGCATCTATCGGGGCGTCATCCGGGCCGACCGGGTGGAACTGCTGGAGGGCAGCCAGGTCTACGGGGCCCTGCACGTCAACAGCTTCTTCATGGACGATGGCGTGCTGCTGCGGGCAGAGCTCAACATTGAAGGGACCCCGCCGGCGGAGATGCCGGTACTTCCCCAGCCAGGCGGAACTGCCATCCCCGTGGTGCGTCCGGCCGGCGAGGAGACCCCGCCCTCATCGGTTTCATCCACTTCCTGA
- a CDS encoding ribose-phosphate diphosphokinase: MPESYHPLRIFSGSAHPELAQEIACLLDVSLGKSTTRHLPDSEIHVMVDEVVRDQDIFIVQPCSAPVNDNLMELLLYLDAFRRASAHSVSVVIPYFPYARQERMAKGREAISARVVANMLEQQGARRVIFVDIHSRAIQGFFNIPVDPLSALPLLADYFRKPEFADAAIVSPDVGRASMAGKYAEMLNLPLVVMHKRRTSFSATETTHVVGDIEGRRPIVIDDIMAGGSVLRQVDALYENGAQGKAYFAVTHPVLLPTALQRLDADDRIEKLVVTNTIPVPPEKRHPKIEVLSIAPLLADIIQRIYRGQSISEKLTLL, from the coding sequence ATGCCTGAGTCCTATCATCCATTACGCATTTTTTCTGGCTCTGCCCATCCAGAGCTGGCCCAGGAGATTGCCTGTCTGTTAGATGTCAGCCTGGGCAAGTCCACCACCCGCCATCTGCCGGACAGCGAGATCCACGTGATGGTGGATGAAGTGGTGCGCGACCAGGATATTTTCATTGTGCAGCCCTGTTCCGCACCGGTGAACGACAATCTGATGGAGCTGCTGCTCTATCTGGACGCCTTCCGCCGGGCCAGTGCCCACAGCGTCAGCGTGGTGATCCCCTACTTTCCCTACGCCCGCCAGGAGCGCATGGCCAAGGGACGGGAGGCCATCAGCGCCCGGGTGGTGGCCAACATGCTGGAACAGCAGGGAGCTCGCCGGGTGATCTTTGTGGACATCCACAGCCGGGCCATTCAAGGCTTTTTCAACATTCCGGTGGATCCCCTGAGCGCTTTGCCCCTGTTGGCCGACTACTTCCGCAAGCCAGAGTTCGCCGACGCAGCCATCGTCAGCCCGGACGTGGGGCGGGCCAGCATGGCCGGCAAGTACGCCGAGATGTTGAACCTGCCCCTGGTGGTGATGCACAAGCGGCGCACCAGCTTCAGCGCCACCGAGACCACCCACGTGGTGGGCGACATCGAAGGTCGGCGCCCCATCGTGATCGACGACATCATGGCCGGCGGCAGCGTCCTGCGCCAGGTGGATGCCCTCTACGAGAACGGCGCCCAGGGCAAGGCATACTTCGCGGTCACCCACCCGGTGCTGTTGCCCACGGCCCTCCAGCGGCTGGATGCCGACGACCGCATCGAGAAGCTGGTGGTCACCAACACCATCCCGGTTCCCCCCGAAAAGCGTCATCCCAAAATCGAAGTGCTCTCCATCGCGCCCCTGCTGGCGGACATCATCCAGCGCATCTATCGCGGGCAGAGCATTTCCGAGAAGCTCACGCTTCTGTAG
- a CDS encoding XTP/dITP diphosphatase: MPTLLLATHNPGKIREYRALLADLPVTVLSLAEAGIELEVPETGTTFAENAVLKARAYAKHSGHWAWADDSGLEVDALGGRPGVYSARYAGPQASDEERHRRLLAELQAFPPEQWTARFRCVIAIARPDGALLTAEGTVEGHITDHPRGEHGFGYDPIFYLPSHGATMAELPPAEKNRISHRGQAARQAKALLRTWLFPGAASPA; encoded by the coding sequence ATGCCCACCCTGCTCCTGGCCACCCATAACCCCGGCAAAATTCGGGAGTATCGTGCCCTGCTGGCCGACCTGCCGGTGACAGTCCTCTCCCTGGCCGAGGCCGGCATCGAGCTGGAAGTGCCGGAGACCGGCACCACCTTTGCCGAAAACGCCGTGCTGAAGGCGCGTGCCTATGCGAAGCACAGTGGCCACTGGGCCTGGGCTGATGACAGCGGCCTGGAAGTGGACGCATTGGGCGGGCGGCCCGGGGTCTACTCGGCCCGCTATGCCGGCCCCCAGGCCAGCGACGAGGAACGCCATCGCCGCCTGCTGGCAGAGCTCCAGGCCTTTCCACCAGAACAGTGGACTGCCCGCTTCCGCTGCGTGATCGCCATCGCCCGGCCGGATGGCGCGCTGCTGACGGCCGAAGGCACGGTCGAGGGGCACATCACCGACCACCCCCGCGGCGAGCACGGCTTTGGCTATGACCCCATCTTCTACCTGCCCTCCCACGGAGCCACCATGGCCGAGCTTCCCCCCGCCGAGAAGAACCGCATCAGCCACCGGGGTCAGGCAGCCCGCCAGGCCAAAGCCCTGCTGCGCACCTGGCTCTTCCCTGGGGCCGCGTCCCCTGCCTAG